GCCTGAAGCCGGCCGCGCCGGTCACAGCTTGAAAGGAGACACCATGAGCGGCGTTACCACAGACGCACAGACGGCGGTCCCCGCGAGGGGGCCCGACGACGACCTCGTCGAGCGGAGCCGAGGCGGGTAGTACCTGACCTTCTTCCTGGGGCGTGAGGAGTACGGGCTACAGATACTCAAGGTCCAGGAGATCATCGGGCTCATGGACATCACCCCCGTCCCTCGAACGCAGCACTTCATCCGGGGCGTCATCAACCTGCGCGGCAAGGTGATCCCCATCATCGACCTGCGCCTCAAGTTCGGCATGGATTCCTCCGAGCCTACCGACCTGACCTGCATCATTGTCGTCGAGGCCGAAGGCAGGCGCATCGGCATCGTCGTCGACCAGGTGTCCGAAGTGGCCGACATTGCCGCCGAGGAGATCGAGGACCCACCCTCCTTTGGGGCTGCGGTGAACACCGACTACATCCTCGGCATCGGCAAGTCCGAGGGACACGTGAAGCTGCTGCTGGACATCGACCAGGCCCTGACGATGAGCGAGATGGCCGAGGTCGAGGCGGCGTCGGAAGGGCTCCGCGAGGAGACCGAAGAGGCCATGACCCTGATGCGAGCCAGCGCCTAACCACTCGACACCACTTTGCGGTACAACAGGACACGCCGGCACAGGCCCCATCCCGTGCCCCCGTGATCGTAAGGATAGGAGGACGACAGATGGCTGTTGCACGCGCCGCACGCAAGACAACATCGAGGACCGACCCCGCACCGACCCTTGAGACGGATATCCCCGAGGGGATGCTCCCCCAGAAGGCG
This genomic stretch from Armatimonadia bacterium harbors:
- a CDS encoding chemotaxis protein CheW → MTFFLGREEYGLQILKVQEIIGLMDITPVPRTQHFIRGVINLRGKVIPIIDLRLKFGMDSSEPTDLTCIIVVEAEGRRIGIVVDQVSEVADIAAEEIEDPPSFGAAVNTDYILGIGKSEGHVKLLLDIDQALTMSEMAEVEAASEGLREETEEAMTLMRASA